A window of the Buchnera aphidicola str. Sg (Schizaphis graminum) genome harbors these coding sequences:
- the hflK gene encoding FtsH protease activity modulator HflK gives MAWNKFNNSEPELDPWGKKNSQEKNGSKNKDDRKNHEKIITLDFKKFLYNINNIFNKTNNSQNLSKNKINPFLIIAFVSFFVWCFSGFYTIKEAERGVVTTFGKFSHLVAPGLNWRPVFINEVKAVNVETVRELATSGVMLTSDENVVRVEMNVQYKITDPADYLFSVAYPDDSLRQATDSALRGVIGHSNMDRVLTEGRTLIRSDTQKEIEETIKPYKLGITILDVNFQTARPPEEVKEAFDDAIAARENREQYIREAEAYSNEVQPKAHGKAQRILEEAKAYSSRRILEAQGEVVRFLKILPEYRKNKEMTLKRLYIESMEKLLSKTKKIFIDKKNHSKLFLSLNNFFHQDKFNKQDLFNNPINLSKNHSCSFQKNKEINDVSSLPPSDFFKKRRIESIRTNIKNIERE, from the coding sequence ATGGCCTGGAATAAATTTAATAATAGTGAACCAGAGCTTGATCCGTGGGGGAAAAAAAATAGTCAAGAAAAAAATGGTTCAAAAAATAAAGATGATCGAAAAAATCATGAAAAAATAATTACATTAGACTTTAAGAAATTTTTATATAACATTAATAATATATTTAATAAAACAAATAATTCTCAAAATTTATCAAAAAATAAAATTAACCCATTTTTAATAATAGCTTTTGTGTCTTTTTTTGTTTGGTGTTTCAGTGGTTTTTATACTATTAAAGAAGCTGAACGTGGAGTAGTTACTACTTTTGGAAAATTCAGTCATTTAGTTGCACCAGGATTAAATTGGAGACCAGTTTTTATTAATGAAGTAAAAGCTGTCAATGTTGAAACTGTACGAGAATTGGCAACATCAGGTGTCATGTTAACTTCAGACGAAAATGTAGTACGTGTAGAAATGAACGTACAATATAAAATTACTGATCCTGCTGATTATCTTTTTTCTGTTGCTTATCCAGATGATAGTTTACGTCAAGCTACTGATAGTGCATTGCGTGGAGTTATTGGACATTCAAATATGGATCGTGTATTAACTGAAGGACGTACTTTAATTCGAAGTGATACTCAAAAAGAAATTGAAGAAACAATTAAACCTTACAAATTAGGAATAACTATATTAGATGTAAATTTTCAGACCGCTAGACCTCCAGAAGAAGTTAAAGAAGCTTTTGACGATGCTATTGCAGCGCGTGAGAATCGTGAACAATATATACGTGAAGCTGAAGCTTATTCAAATGAGGTTCAGCCAAAAGCACATGGAAAAGCGCAGAGAATTTTAGAAGAAGCTAAAGCGTATTCTTCACGAAGAATATTAGAAGCTCAAGGAGAAGTAGTTCGTTTTTTAAAAATTCTTCCTGAATATAGAAAGAATAAAGAAATGACTTTAAAACGTCTTTACATAGAATCAATGGAAAAATTATTAAGTAAGACTAAGAAAATTTTTATTGATAAAAAAAATCATTCAAAACTATTTCTCTCTTTAAATAATTTTTTTCATCAAGATAAATTTAATAAACAGGATCTTTTTAATAATCCAATTAATTTAAGTAAAAACCATTCTTGTTCTTTTCAAAAAAATAAAGAAATAAATGATGTTTCTTCGTTACCTCCTAGTGATTTTTTTAAAAAACGTCGTATAGAATCTATACGTACTAATATTAAAAATATAGAAAGAGAATGA
- the mutL gene encoding DNA mismatch repair endonuclease MutL — MQPIRMLSSSLSSQISAGEVIERPSSVIKELLENSIDAQAKNIDISVERSGLNSITVKDDGFGIEKDQLLLAISRHATSKINRLSDLDNINTFGFRGEALASIRAVSRMKLISCSQNSNIAWSIYSEGFSNHTLLQPIAHPIGTSIIVDNLFYNIPVRLKFIKNERSEFLKIDETIKKIALSNFGINIFFKKDKKLFVSYKAITKNNNKIHRLKTVFNQIDLNYVLEIKEKMHNITLFGWLIFPSSLSSTFKKIQYCYVNNRFVYNNLIKSAVFNSFYEIIGNKRSTSFILYLTLPSNEIDINIHPTKNEIKFHKSNIIYFFVYQSILSSLKKCKIKYISNNFFLKTHSNKCKNNNSDSLNTKLVSQIHSKYEKKDLYKDVISTDLFKINSQRFLKEYFFSFGKLLIVFQKYYGLMYYSNTFSLISFPLAKKIVEQYKLRSAIKNNMIPEIFSYNFLYFITFKQNKILSNNLKLLLKFGFNLILKEKYFFLKTIPIFLKNQNLDVLLSSFFSFIFFKKKIYIKDIIKWFDTTILIEKNSWNYEDGISILLEIEYFCPSIFKKPPLKLLQKINVDEVLCILKV, encoded by the coding sequence ATGCAACCTATTCGTATGTTATCATCTAGTTTATCCAGTCAAATTTCAGCTGGAGAAGTAATTGAAAGACCATCATCTGTTATTAAAGAGCTTTTAGAAAACAGTATTGATGCGCAAGCAAAAAACATTGATATCAGTGTCGAAAGAAGTGGACTTAATTCTATAACAGTAAAAGATGATGGTTTTGGCATTGAAAAAGACCAATTATTACTTGCGATTTCACGTCATGCCACTAGTAAAATTAATAGACTTTCAGATTTAGATAATATCAATACATTTGGTTTTAGAGGAGAAGCGTTAGCAAGTATTCGTGCTGTTTCAAGGATGAAATTAATTTCATGTTCTCAAAATAGTAATATAGCATGGAGTATATATTCAGAAGGATTTTCTAATCATACTTTATTGCAACCGATTGCTCATCCAATTGGAACGAGTATAATAGTAGATAATTTATTTTATAATATCCCTGTTCGTCTTAAATTTATAAAAAATGAAAGATCAGAATTTCTAAAAATTGATGAAACAATAAAAAAGATTGCTTTATCTAATTTTGGTATCAATATTTTTTTTAAAAAAGATAAAAAATTATTTGTATCATATAAAGCAATAACAAAAAATAACAATAAAATTCATCGATTAAAAACAGTATTTAATCAAATCGACCTAAATTATGTTTTAGAAATTAAAGAAAAAATGCACAATATTACATTGTTTGGATGGTTAATTTTTCCTTCATCTCTTTCAAGTACTTTTAAAAAAATACAATATTGCTATGTTAACAATCGATTTGTTTATAACAATCTTATAAAGAGTGCTGTTTTTAATTCATTTTATGAAATAATAGGGAATAAAAGAAGTACATCGTTTATTTTATATCTTACATTGCCTTCTAATGAAATAGATATTAATATTCATCCTACTAAAAATGAAATTAAATTTCATAAATCTAACATTATTTATTTTTTTGTATATCAATCTATTTTATCTAGTTTAAAAAAATGTAAAATTAAATATATTTCAAATAATTTTTTTTTAAAAACTCATTCTAATAAATGTAAAAATAATAATTCTGATTCTTTAAATACTAAGTTAGTATCTCAAATTCATTCTAAATACGAAAAAAAAGATTTATATAAAGATGTAATATCAACTGATTTGTTTAAAATCAATTCTCAAAGATTTTTAAAAGAATACTTTTTTTCTTTTGGAAAATTATTAATTGTTTTTCAAAAATATTATGGATTAATGTATTATTCAAATACCTTTTCATTGATTTCTTTTCCCCTAGCAAAAAAGATAGTTGAACAATATAAATTACGAAGCGCTATTAAAAATAATATGATACCTGAAATTTTTTCATATAATTTTTTGTATTTTATAACTTTTAAACAGAATAAAATATTATCTAATAATTTAAAATTATTATTAAAATTTGGTTTTAATCTTATTTTGAAAGAAAAATATTTTTTTTTAAAAACTATTCCTATTTTTTTAAAAAATCAAAATCTTGATGTGTTGTTATCTAGTTTTTTTTCATTTATTTTTTTTAAAAAAAAAATATATATTAAAGATATAATTAAATGGTTTGATACTACTATATTAATAGAAAAAAATTCTTGGAATTATGAAGACGGAATTTCAATATTATTAGAAATAGAGTATTTTTGTCCTTCTATATTTAAAAAACCTCCATTAAAACTATTGCAAAAAATAAATGTTGATGAAGTATTATGTATATTAAAAGTATAA
- a CDS encoding mannitol-1-phosphate 5-dehydrogenase → MRALHFGAGNIGRGFIARVLLKSDFNLIFSDVDQNIINAINNYKKYKIKLIDNSFEKIININNISAINSYDPNVLNVISHVDLITTAAGVNALYKIASILIEGIILRINLKCKKPLNIIACENKIKATSFLKKIIFDKIPLKYHDYFDEYIGFVDCTIDTIVPTFSSFKEENSLFVIAENFKEWIVDVNQFKGMVPKIIDMTLSDNLTSFIDRKILTLNTGHAIAAYLGLMKNYKNICEAMSDFSIQRIVKDAMYESGLVLIKRYNFNKKDHLSYIDKIFVRFKNPFILDKLERIARNPLQKLSKDERLIQPFVEAMKYNLPYFNLVKGIAAALHYRNINDIQSIKLSSLIKEEGLEETLVKVCKLNANSNEIRIIISEYHSIIKDFL, encoded by the coding sequence ATGAGAGCTTTACATTTTGGAGCAGGAAATATTGGACGAGGTTTTATCGCACGAGTATTATTAAAATCTGATTTTAATTTGATATTTTCAGATGTTGATCAGAATATAATAAATGCTATTAATAATTATAAAAAATACAAAATTAAATTAATAGATAATAGTTTCGAAAAAATTATAAATATTAACAATATCAGTGCTATAAATTCTTATGATCCAAATGTTTTAAATGTCATTTCTCATGTAGATTTAATTACAACAGCAGCTGGAGTTAATGCTCTTTATAAAATAGCTTCTATTCTCATAGAGGGAATTATTTTAAGAATTAACTTAAAGTGTAAAAAACCGTTGAATATAATTGCCTGTGAAAATAAAATTAAAGCAACTTCTTTTTTAAAAAAAATTATTTTTGATAAAATTCCTCTTAAATATCATGATTATTTTGATGAATATATTGGTTTTGTAGATTGTACTATTGATACCATCGTCCCGACATTTTCTTCGTTTAAAGAAGAAAATAGTTTGTTTGTCATTGCTGAAAATTTCAAAGAATGGATTGTTGATGTAAATCAATTTAAAGGAATGGTACCTAAAATTATCGATATGACACTAAGTGATAATTTAACATCTTTTATAGATAGAAAAATTTTAACTCTTAATACAGGTCATGCTATTGCAGCATACTTAGGTCTGATGAAAAATTATAAAAACATATGTGAAGCAATGTCAGATTTTAGTATACAAAGAATTGTAAAAGATGCTATGTACGAAAGCGGATTGGTATTAATTAAACGCTATAATTTCAATAAAAAAGATCATCTATCTTATATTGATAAAATTTTTGTTCGTTTTAAGAATCCCTTTATCTTAGATAAACTTGAACGTATTGCACGAAATCCATTACAAAAATTAAGTAAGGATGAACGTTTAATTCAGCCTTTTGTAGAAGCCATGAAATATAATTTACCATATTTTAATTTAGTTAAGGGTATTGCAGCAGCATTGCATTATCGAAATATAAACGATATACAATCAATTAAATTATCTTCCTTAATCAAAGAAGAGGGACTTGAAGAAACTTTAGTTAAGGTATGTAAATTAAATGCAAATAGTAATGAAATTAGGATAATTATTTCAGAATATCATTCTATAATAAAAGATTTTTTATAA
- a CDS encoding PTS mannitol transporter subunit IICBA yields the protein MFRLITLKIQNFGQFLSNMIMPNISIFITWGIMNSLFLSLDWQYNKIFAQLISPIIFYLLPILIGYTGGSLIAGQRGGLLGSITTIGMITSTDMPMFLGGMVAGPLGGWIIKGFDQIIKNRIKSGFEMLVNNFSIAIIGIFLTIFSFFFIGPFIEGVSKFLGCLIKIIIDFNLLPLIAFIIEPAKVFFLNNAINHGIFSPLGIQEISENKSSLFFLIESNPGPGLGILIACFFFGKEKSYKSSGTAAIVQFLGGIHEIYFSYVLIKPILMISLILGSMTSIFMLVFFKGGLIAAVSPGSILSILAMTKKGLYFANLISIFSSFLISFLSAMLFFKINLGQKIKNDKSSIQLFKNNLFPIKKIGDEKYDFIKKIKNFQKIKNIIIACDAGMGSSAMGASILRKKIKSNNLTHIYVSNIAINLLPKNADLVITHEKLTYLAKKRAPDAQHISLTNFLDSNFYTSLVKQLDLNKDFFKKNNIQDKKDRITQINIDSHKEIQSKCFFQISDKNIFLNQYAENKKEAIKIVGKHLVAQGYVKKDYIDAMLDREKIASTWLGESVALPHGTIKSKDSILKTGVIFCQFPKGVHFGETIDDIAYLVIGIAAKNNEHIMVVSNITNALDDKDVISKLSKTKSVKEVLSYLNVNVKKN from the coding sequence ATGTTTAGATTAATAACATTAAAAATACAAAATTTTGGTCAATTTTTAAGTAATATGATTATGCCTAATATAAGTATATTTATTACGTGGGGCATCATGAACTCTTTGTTTCTTTCTTTAGATTGGCAATATAATAAAATATTTGCTCAATTAATATCACCTATAATATTTTATCTTTTGCCTATTCTTATTGGATATACTGGAGGAAGTTTAATTGCTGGTCAAAGAGGAGGTTTATTAGGAAGTATAACTACTATAGGAATGATAACAAGTACAGATATGCCTATGTTTTTAGGAGGAATGGTTGCTGGTCCATTAGGAGGATGGATAATAAAAGGTTTTGATCAAATAATTAAAAACAGAATTAAAAGTGGTTTTGAAATGTTAGTTAATAATTTTTCAATTGCAATAATTGGAATATTTTTAACAATTTTTTCATTTTTTTTTATTGGTCCCTTCATTGAGGGGGTATCTAAATTTTTAGGATGTCTAATAAAAATAATAATAGATTTTAATTTGTTACCCCTTATTGCATTTATTATTGAACCAGCTAAGGTATTTTTTTTAAATAATGCAATTAATCATGGTATATTTTCTCCATTAGGAATTCAAGAAATATCAGAGAATAAAAGTTCTTTATTTTTTTTAATAGAATCAAATCCTGGTCCAGGATTAGGCATATTAATAGCTTGCTTTTTTTTCGGAAAAGAAAAATCGTATAAATCTTCAGGAACAGCTGCAATTGTTCAATTTTTAGGAGGAATTCATGAAATTTATTTTAGTTATGTATTGATAAAACCAATATTAATGATTTCTTTAATTTTAGGAAGTATGACAAGTATTTTTATGCTGGTTTTTTTTAAGGGAGGTTTAATTGCTGCTGTATCACCAGGTTCTATTTTATCTATTTTGGCGATGACAAAAAAAGGTTTATATTTTGCAAATTTAATTTCTATATTTTCTTCTTTTTTAATTTCTTTTTTGAGTGCAATGTTGTTTTTCAAAATTAATTTAGGTCAAAAAATAAAAAATGATAAAAGTTCTATACAATTATTTAAAAATAACTTATTTCCTATAAAGAAAATAGGTGATGAAAAATATGATTTTATTAAAAAAATTAAAAATTTTCAAAAAATTAAGAACATTATAATTGCTTGTGATGCTGGTATGGGATCTAGTGCTATGGGCGCAAGTATTCTGCGCAAAAAAATAAAAAGTAATAATTTAACACATATTTATGTATCTAATATTGCCATTAATTTGCTACCTAAAAATGCAGATTTAGTTATTACACATGAAAAATTAACTTACCTTGCTAAAAAACGCGCTCCTGATGCTCAACATATATCATTAACAAATTTTCTTGATAGTAATTTTTATACCAGCTTAGTAAAACAATTAGACTTAAATAAAGATTTTTTTAAAAAAAATAATATTCAGGATAAAAAAGATCGTATTACTCAAATAAATATTGATTCTCATAAAGAAATTCAATCAAAGTGTTTTTTTCAAATAAGTGATAAGAATATTTTTCTTAATCAATATGCTGAAAACAAAAAAGAAGCTATCAAAATTGTTGGTAAACATTTGGTAGCACAAGGATATGTTAAAAAAGATTATATTGATGCAATGCTTGATCGAGAAAAAATTGCTTCAACTTGGTTAGGCGAATCTGTAGCTTTACCTCATGGTACTATAAAATCTAAAGATTCTATTTTAAAAACTGGAGTAATTTTTTGCCAATTTCCTAAAGGTGTTCATTTTGGAGAAACAATCGATGATATTGCTTATCTTGTTATTGGTATCGCTGCAAAGAATAATGAACATATTATGGTAGTTAGCAATATTACTAATGCATTAGATGATAAAGATGTTATTAGTAAATTATCAAAAACAAAAAGTGTAAAAGAAGTTTTATCATATTTAAATGTAAATGTTAAAAAAAACTAA